In the genome of Streptomyces sp. P3, the window TGGACCGCGTGCACTTCGACGACATGTCCGTCTTCGTGGGCCGGGGGGTCGGCGGCGGCTCCCTGGTCAACGGCTCGATGGCGGTCACCCCGCCGCAGTCCTACTTCGCCGAGCAGTTCCCCACCGTGGACGCGGCGGAGATGTACGCGACCTACTTCCCGCGCGCCCGCGCCATGCTCGGCGTCAACACCGTGGACCCCGCGTGGTTCGAGTCGACGGAGTGGTACCGGTTCAGCCGGGTCTCCCGCAAGCACGCGGCCAAGGCCGGACTGAGGACCACGTTCGTGCCCAGCGTCTACGACTTCGACTACATGCAGCGCGAGGCCGCGGGCACCGCCGTCAGGTCCGCGCTCGGCCAGGAGGTCATCTACGGCAACAACCACGGCAAGCGCAGCCTCGACAAGACGTACCTGGCCGCCGCGCTCGGCACCGGCAACGTCACGATCCACACCATGGAGAAGGTCCGCGCGGTCAGCCGGGCGAACGACGGGACGTACGTCCTGACCGCCGACCGCATCGACGACACGGGCCGGGTCGTCGAGACCAGGCAGTACGGCTGCACCTACCTCTTCCTCGGCGCCGGCAGCCTCGGCACCAGCGAACTCCTCGTCCGCGCCCGGGAGACGGGCACGCTGCCCGCGCTGAACGCGAGTGTCGGGGCGGGCTGGGGAACCAACGGCAACGTGATGCTCGGCCGGGCCAACCACCTGTGGGACACCGTCGGGGCCAACCAGTCGACCATGCCGGTCATGGGCATCGACGACTGGGCGAACACCGACAACCCCGTCTTCGCCGAGATCGCCCCGCTGCCCACGGGGCTGGAGCACTGGGTCAGTCTCTATCTGGCGATCACCAAGAACCCGCAGCGGGCCTCCTTCACGTACGACGCCGCGTCCGGCGGGGTCAAGCTCGGCTGGAGCGCGGCGCAGAGCGCGGTGTCGGTGGCCATGGCGAAGAAACTGTTCGACCGGATCAACGCGGCGAACGCCACGATCTACCGCTACGACCTGTTCGGCACGTCCAACAAGATCTTCGCCGACGACTTCACCTACCACCCGCTCGGCGGCTGCGTGCTGGGGAAGGCGACCGACGACTACGGCCGGGTGAAGGGCTACTCGAAGCTGTACGTCACCGACGGGTCACTGGTCCCCGGCAACATCGGGGTGAACCCGTTCGTCACCATCACCGCGCTCGCCGAACGCACGATGGCGCGGGTCCTCGTGGAGGACACCGCGCCATGACACCCCGTCAGGAGGTGTGCCGAACACATCACTTGGCGTAGATCGCCTCGATCTCGCCCGCGTAGTCCTTCGCCACCACGTTGCGCTTGAGCTTCAGCGACGGCGTGAGGTGGCCCGAGTCCTCCGTGAACTGGGAGGAGAGAATGCGGAACTTCCGCACCGATTCCGCTTTCGAGACCGCGGCGTTGCCGTCGTCGATCGCCGACTGGACGGCGGCCTGAAGGTCGGCGTCGTCGCGCAGCGACGCCGCGGTCGAACCCGCCGGCTTGCCGTGATCGGAGGCCCAACGGCCCAGGAACTCCTCGTCGATGGTGACCAGCGCGCCCACGAACGGCCGTCCGTCGCCCACCACCATGCACTCCGCGACCAGCGCGTGCGCGCGGATCCGGTCCTCGATCACGGCCGGCGCGACGTTCTTGCCGCCCGCGGTGACGATGATCTCCTTCTTGCGGCCGGTGATCGCGAGGTAGCCGTCCTCGTCCAGGGTGCCGATGTCCCCCGTGTGGAACCAGCCGTCGGCCAGCGCCTCCGCGGTGGCGCCCGGGTTGTTCCAGTACTCCTTGAACAGGTGCTCGCCGTGCAGCAGCACCTCGCCGTCGTCCGCGATCCGCACGACCGAGCCGGGCAGCGGCTGGCCGACCGTGCCGATCTTCTGCCGGTCCCACGGGTTGAAGGCGGTCGCGGCGCAGGACTCCGTCAGGCCGTACCCTTCCAGGACGGTGAAGCCGATGCCGCGGAAGAAGTGACCGAGGCGCTCGCCCAGCGGGGCGCCGCCGGAGATCGCGTACTCGCCCCTGCCGCCGAGCACCGCGCGCAGCTTGCTGTAGACCAGCCGGTCGAACACCTTGTGCTTGATCTTCAGCTTCAGCGGCGGCCCGGCCGGCAGCTCCAGCGCCCGGCTGTACGCGATCGCGGTGTCCGCCGCCTTGTCGAAGATCGCGCCCTTGCCGTCCGCCTGCGCCTTGGCGCGCGCCGAGTTGTAGACCTTCTCGAAGACCCGCGGCACGCCCAGGATCAGCGTCGGGCGGAAGGACGCCAGCTCGTCGGTGAGGTTCTTGATGTCCGGGACCGTGCCGAGCTTGATCGGCGCCATCATCGGGGCGATCTGCACCAGCCGGCCGAAGACGTGCGCGAGGGGCAGGAACAGCAGGACGCTGCACTCGCCGGTGCGGAACAGCGGCCGCAGTCGCTCCACGACGTTCCCGCACTCGGCGAAGAAGCTGCGGTGGGTGAGCACGCAGCCCTTGGGACGGCCGGTGGTGCCGGAGGTGTAGACGATGGTCGCCGGGTCGTCGGCCTTGGCGAGCGAACTGCGCTCCTCGACGGCCTCGTCGGAGACGTCCCTGCCGAGCCGCCCGAGCTCCTCGACACCGCCGCCCTCGATCTGCCAGACGTGCTTCAGCGCCGGCAGCGACTCGCGCACCGACTCCACGGCCGCCGCATGGGCGTCCAGTTCGACGACCACGGCGGTGGCGCCCGAGTCGGAGAGGATCCACCGAACCTGCTCCGGGGAGCTGGTCTCGTACACCGGGACGGTGACCCCGCCCGCGCACCAGATCGCGAAGTCGAGCAGCGTCCACTCGTAGCGGGTGCGCGACATCAGGCCGACCCGGTCGCCGGGCTGGACGCCGGAGGCGATGAGGCCCTTGGCGGCGGCGTGCACCTCGGCGAGGAAGGCCGTGGCCGTCACGTCCTGCCACGTGCCCGCCGCCTTGCGGGCGATGACGGCGACGTCGGGATGTTGCGCGGCGTTTCTGCGGACGATGTCGGTCAGATTGCCGTCCGCAGGGACCTCGTACAAAGCCGGAAGGCTGAACTCGCGCAAGACTGCTGCTCCTCATAGGGCGCCGGCGCCACGACGTTGTGCGATGCGACGGTGCGGTCCAAGGCTCGGGCTGCGCTCAGGAATCTCGGCGGACCCCGTGGATCCGGTGAATCTCGGTGGTTGAAATCCTGAGCACGACTGGACTGCCCGGACGTTACCCGCCGGTATGGCTTCTTCGACAGGGGGGTCCGGTGAGATGTTCGCCGCGTCACACGCATTGGTGTCTTCCGGGCGACAGTAGTCCACCACTTTACTGACTGACCAGTAACCGGTATCCGGGCCGCCACTGTTCACATATGCCCCACACGCCTACCCTTGATCGACATGGCATCCACACCGCCCGAGAACCGCCGGACACGCATCCACGTGGTCAGCGACGTGCACGGCAACGCGCGCGACCTGGCCCGGGCCGGAGAGGGTGCGGACGCGCTGATCTGCCTGGGCGACCTCGTCCTGTTCCTGGACTACGCCGACCACTCCCGCGGGATCTTCCCCGACCTGTTCGGCGTGGAGAACGCCGACCGCCTCGTCGAGCTGCGCACCGCCCGCCGCTTCGAGGAGGCCCGCGAACTCGGCGGCCGGCTGTGGGCCGGAGTCGGCGGCGACCGGGCCGCGCTGATCGAGAAGGCGGTCCGCAGACAGTACGCGGAGATGTTCCCGGCGTTCCCGACCCCGACCTACGCCACCTACGGCAACGTCGACATGCCGCAGCTGTGGCCCGAGTTCGCCGGCCCCGGCACGACCGTCCTCGACGGCCAGCGCGTGGAGATCGGCGGCCGCGTCTTCGGCTTCGTGGGCGGCGGCCTGAGGACGCCGATGCGCACCCCCTACGAGATCAGCGACGAGGAGTACGCCGCCAAGATCGAGGCCGTCGGCGAGGTGGACGTGCTGTGCACCCACATCCCGCCGGAGGTGCCGGAACTCGTCTACGACACCGTGGCCCGCCGCTTCGAGCGGGGCAGCCGCGCCCTGCTCGACGCGATCCGCCGCACCCGCCCCCGCTACTCCCTGTTCGGCCACGTCCACCAGCCGCTCGCCCGCCGCATGCGGATCGGGGCCACCGAGTGCGTGAACGTCGGCCACTTCGCGGGCAGCGGGAAGCCGTGGGCGCTGGAGTGGTGAACTCGCCCGGCGGACCGCGCGGTAGCCTTCACGCTGCACCCACGTACCTTTACGGGCCCGGATCCCAAGGAGCCACGGCGATGGCGGAACACACCAGCTCGAGCATCACGATCGAGGCGGCACCGGCCGACGTCATGGCGGTGATCGCCGACTTCGCCAGGTACCCCGACTGGACCGGAGAGGTGAAGCAGGCCGAGGTCCTCAAGAAGGACGAGCAGGGCCGCGCCGAACAGGTCCGCCTGGTCATGGACGCCGGCGCGATCAAGGACGACCAGGTCCTCGGCTACACCTGGACCGGCGAGCACGAGGTGTCCTGGACGCTGGTGAAGTCCCAGATGCTGCGCCAGCTCGACGGTTCCTACCTCCTCGAGCCGGCCGGCGTCGGCGGCACCCAGGTCACCTACCGGCTGACCGTGGACGTCAAGATCCCCATGCTGGGCATGATCAAGCGCAAGGCGGAGAAGGTCATCATCGACCGCGCGCTGGCGGGCCTGAAGAAGCGCGTGGAGTCGGGCGAGAAGTAGGCGGTTCCTTCTTCGGGCACGTTCACCTTCAGCCTGTCCGGCGGTGGAGGACGAGGCCCCCGAAGGGCCGAGGACGGCGTCCGGGGGCGCAACCCCCCGGGCGTCACGACAGGTACCGTTCCCCACCATGCGCACCCTCCTGATCACCGGCCCCGGCGGCAGCGGCCGTACGACGATCGCGGCCGCCACCGCTCACCACGCAGCCGCCGGAGGCATCCGCACCCTCGTCCTGAGCGCCGACCGCTCCGACACCCTCGGCGCGGCGCTCGGGACACGGACCGGGACGAGGCCCGTACGGGTCGCCCCCCGACTCACCGCCTGGCGTCCCGACGCGGCCGTCGGCTTCCGCGACGACCTCACCGGTTTCCAGGACCGCGCCGCCACCCTCCTCGACCTGGTCGGCGCCTCCCGGCTCGACCCCGAGGAGGTCACCCCGCTGCCCGGCGCCGAGGAGCTGGCCCTGCTGCGCGCGCTGCGGGACGCCGCC includes:
- a CDS encoding GMC oxidoreductase encodes the protein MAALQTAATLGFTRVGLQSARADEPAAVESAPAIIVGSGYGAAVAALRLGQAGIRTLVLEMGRLWNTAGADGKVFCNTASPDQRSMWFRTRTEAPLATFLWLDLVNRDITRYPGVLDRVHFDDMSVFVGRGVGGGSLVNGSMAVTPPQSYFAEQFPTVDAAEMYATYFPRARAMLGVNTVDPAWFESTEWYRFSRVSRKHAAKAGLRTTFVPSVYDFDYMQREAAGTAVRSALGQEVIYGNNHGKRSLDKTYLAAALGTGNVTIHTMEKVRAVSRANDGTYVLTADRIDDTGRVVETRQYGCTYLFLGAGSLGTSELLVRARETGTLPALNASVGAGWGTNGNVMLGRANHLWDTVGANQSTMPVMGIDDWANTDNPVFAEIAPLPTGLEHWVSLYLAITKNPQRASFTYDAASGGVKLGWSAAQSAVSVAMAKKLFDRINAANATIYRYDLFGTSNKIFADDFTYHPLGGCVLGKATDDYGRVKGYSKLYVTDGSLVPGNIGVNPFVTITALAERTMARVLVEDTAP
- a CDS encoding long-chain fatty acid--CoA ligase, which gives rise to MREFSLPALYEVPADGNLTDIVRRNAAQHPDVAVIARKAAGTWQDVTATAFLAEVHAAAKGLIASGVQPGDRVGLMSRTRYEWTLLDFAIWCAGGVTVPVYETSSPEQVRWILSDSGATAVVVELDAHAAAVESVRESLPALKHVWQIEGGGVEELGRLGRDVSDEAVEERSSLAKADDPATIVYTSGTTGRPKGCVLTHRSFFAECGNVVERLRPLFRTGECSVLLFLPLAHVFGRLVQIAPMMAPIKLGTVPDIKNLTDELASFRPTLILGVPRVFEKVYNSARAKAQADGKGAIFDKAADTAIAYSRALELPAGPPLKLKIKHKVFDRLVYSKLRAVLGGRGEYAISGGAPLGERLGHFFRGIGFTVLEGYGLTESCAATAFNPWDRQKIGTVGQPLPGSVVRIADDGEVLLHGEHLFKEYWNNPGATAEALADGWFHTGDIGTLDEDGYLAITGRKKEIIVTAGGKNVAPAVIEDRIRAHALVAECMVVGDGRPFVGALVTIDEEFLGRWASDHGKPAGSTAASLRDDADLQAAVQSAIDDGNAAVSKAESVRKFRILSSQFTEDSGHLTPSLKLKRNVVAKDYAGEIEAIYAK
- a CDS encoding metallophosphoesterase, whose product is MVSDVHGNARDLARAGEGADALICLGDLVLFLDYADHSRGIFPDLFGVENADRLVELRTARRFEEARELGGRLWAGVGGDRAALIEKAVRRQYAEMFPAFPTPTYATYGNVDMPQLWPEFAGPGTTVLDGQRVEIGGRVFGFVGGGLRTPMRTPYEISDEEYAAKIEAVGEVDVLCTHIPPEVPELVYDTVARRFERGSRALLDAIRRTRPRYSLFGHVHQPLARRMRIGATECVNVGHFAGSGKPWALEW
- a CDS encoding SRPBCC family protein, with the translated sequence MAEHTSSSITIEAAPADVMAVIADFARYPDWTGEVKQAEVLKKDEQGRAEQVRLVMDAGAIKDDQVLGYTWTGEHEVSWTLVKSQMLRQLDGSYLLEPAGVGGTQVTYRLTVDVKIPMLGMIKRKAEKVIIDRALAGLKKRVESGEK